One genomic segment of Cellulophaga sp. HaHaR_3_176 includes these proteins:
- a CDS encoding DUF3078 domain-containing protein — translation MNLSMRINSIHIYIFLSLLFCFSQINAQDSIPTNQEVDSIKIDTIVIRSFQDRIKNIPRGANLTNPVVSFKRTNPLKNKYNRFRIPSFWDTENKIDFNINEAAFINWKSGGDNSISGAAKAKFVRNYKFRYIQWNNDLEMQYGLNAQKGRELRKTEDAIRFSSTFGYRKDTLTNWYYSVKTNFNTQFTDGFQYPDTDTPISRIMSPGYLFLGAGTSYIPDGKKFNLYLSPVTQKATFVLDQNLANKGAFGVKKAVTDEDGNIIKEGKTTYMEFGILITNTWEKEIMKNIFLNHRINLYSDYLTSFGNIDVDWELNFKLVVNKYISTTIGAQVIFDDDILFDVEKDDDGGEITSTGVPKVQFRQFLGIGVSYNF, via the coding sequence ATGAATTTATCAATGCGCATAAATAGTATACATATTTACATCTTTTTAAGTTTGCTTTTTTGTTTTTCTCAAATAAATGCACAAGATAGTATCCCTACAAATCAAGAGGTGGACTCTATTAAAATAGATACCATTGTAATTAGATCTTTTCAAGATAGAATTAAAAATATCCCAAGAGGAGCAAACTTAACAAACCCTGTTGTAAGTTTTAAAAGAACAAACCCTCTTAAAAATAAATATAATCGTTTTAGAATTCCATCATTCTGGGATACTGAAAATAAAATTGATTTTAACATTAATGAAGCTGCCTTTATAAACTGGAAATCTGGTGGTGACAACTCTATATCTGGCGCCGCGAAAGCTAAATTCGTTAGAAATTATAAATTCAGATATATTCAGTGGAATAATGATTTAGAAATGCAATATGGCTTAAACGCCCAAAAAGGAAGGGAGCTCCGTAAAACGGAAGATGCAATCAGGTTTAGTTCTACTTTCGGTTACAGAAAAGATACACTTACCAACTGGTACTATTCGGTTAAAACAAATTTTAACACACAATTTACAGACGGGTTTCAATATCCAGACACAGATACCCCAATTTCTAGAATCATGTCACCTGGTTATCTATTTTTAGGAGCAGGAACGTCTTACATTCCCGATGGTAAAAAATTCAACTTATACCTTTCTCCTGTTACACAAAAGGCAACTTTTGTTTTAGATCAAAATTTGGCAAACAAAGGAGCATTTGGTGTTAAAAAAGCAGTAACAGATGAAGATGGCAATATTATAAAAGAAGGTAAGACTACCTATATGGAATTTGGTATTTTAATAACGAATACATGGGAAAAAGAAATAATGAAAAACATTTTTCTAAACCACAGAATTAATCTTTATTCTGATTATTTAACAAGCTTTGGCAACATTGATGTTGATTGGGAACTAAATTTTAAACTTGTCGTTAACAAGTACATAAGTACCACCATCGGAGCCCAAGTTATTTTTGATGACGACATTCTTTTTGATGTTGAAAAGGACGATGATGGTGGTGAAATTACTAGTACTGGTGTACCTAAAGTACAGTTCAGACAATTTTTAGGAATTGGAGTGAGCTATAATTTTTAA
- a CDS encoding 1-deoxy-D-xylulose-5-phosphate synthase, translating to MSLLDQINSPKDLRLLKQVELPRLAKELREFIIDIVATKEGHLGASLGVVEITIALHYVFNTPDDRLIWDVGHQAYGHKILTGRKEIFDTNRQLNGISGFPKRSESNYDSFGTGHSSTSISAILGMAIASSLKGDTNKQHIAVIGDASIASGMAFEGLNHAGATDANLLVILNDNAIGIDPSVGALKKYLTNVKKGTAKDENIFECLNFHYAGPIDGHDIDEVIKTLKELKAIKGPKLLHLITTKGKGLKKAEENQVTYHAPGKFDKKTGDLLPKSTLNQPDKYQDVFGHTIVELAKKNERIIGITPAMPTGSSLKYMMEQIPDRAFDVGIAEQHAVTMAAAMATEGLIPFCTIYSTFLQRAYDQVIHDVAIQNLPVIFCLDRSGLVGQDGATHHGVYDIAYLRCIPNLIIYAPMNELELRNIMYTAQLGLDQPIVIRYPRGRGVLPKWNLPFQKIEIGTSKELKTGTKIVVLSIGHIGNMVADVIKELNHPIEVGHYNMQFIKPLDELNLLNILQNYSHIITIEDGCKIGGFGSSIVEFANNKEINKTITVLGINDEFIEHGTTQELYKLSKIDHLFLKLQLNEFINAHK from the coding sequence ATGTCTTTACTCGATCAAATTAACTCTCCAAAAGATCTTCGCCTTTTAAAACAGGTAGAGTTACCCAGGCTTGCAAAAGAATTAAGAGAGTTTATTATAGATATTGTAGCCACTAAAGAAGGTCATTTAGGAGCCAGCTTAGGTGTGGTAGAAATTACAATTGCTTTACATTATGTTTTTAACACACCTGACGATCGTTTAATTTGGGATGTTGGCCACCAAGCATACGGTCATAAAATATTAACTGGACGAAAAGAAATTTTTGATACCAACCGACAATTAAATGGTATAAGTGGCTTTCCGAAAAGGAGTGAAAGTAACTATGATAGCTTTGGAACAGGGCATAGCTCCACTTCTATTTCTGCTATTTTAGGAATGGCAATCGCATCTAGTTTAAAAGGAGACACAAACAAACAACATATCGCCGTTATCGGAGATGCCTCAATTGCTAGCGGAATGGCCTTTGAAGGCCTTAATCATGCTGGTGCAACAGATGCAAATTTACTTGTAATTTTAAATGATAATGCGATCGGTATTGACCCTAGTGTAGGTGCTTTAAAAAAATACCTTACTAATGTTAAAAAAGGCACCGCTAAAGATGAAAATATATTTGAATGTTTAAATTTTCATTATGCAGGCCCAATAGACGGGCATGATATTGATGAAGTAATAAAAACACTTAAAGAATTAAAAGCTATAAAAGGTCCGAAGCTATTACACCTTATTACAACGAAAGGTAAAGGGTTGAAAAAAGCTGAAGAAAATCAAGTTACTTATCATGCACCTGGTAAATTTGATAAAAAAACAGGTGACCTACTGCCTAAATCAACATTAAACCAACCTGATAAATACCAAGATGTTTTTGGGCATACCATAGTTGAACTTGCTAAAAAAAACGAACGAATAATTGGCATTACACCTGCAATGCCAACGGGCAGCTCTTTAAAATATATGATGGAGCAAATACCTGATCGTGCTTTTGATGTTGGTATTGCCGAACAACACGCTGTTACAATGGCTGCAGCAATGGCTACTGAAGGTCTTATCCCTTTCTGCACTATATACTCGACTTTTCTACAACGTGCCTATGATCAGGTCATTCATGATGTTGCTATTCAAAACTTACCTGTTATTTTTTGCTTAGACAGGTCTGGTTTAGTTGGGCAAGATGGAGCTACGCACCATGGTGTTTATGATATTGCTTATTTACGATGTATTCCAAACCTAATCATTTACGCTCCGATGAATGAATTAGAATTGAGAAATATAATGTACACAGCACAACTAGGTCTTGATCAACCTATTGTAATTAGATACCCTAGAGGACGCGGTGTTTTACCTAAATGGAACTTACCTTTTCAAAAAATTGAAATTGGAACCTCTAAAGAATTAAAAACTGGAACGAAAATTGTTGTTCTTTCAATCGGTCATATAGGTAATATGGTTGCTGATGTTATAAAAGAACTTAACCACCCAATAGAGGTTGGTCATTACAATATGCAATTCATAAAACCCTTAGACGAACTAAACTTATTGAACATATTACAAAACTATAGCCACATTATAACTATTGAAGATGGTTGTAAAATTGGAGGTTTCGGGAGTTCTATAGTAGAATTTGCTAATAACAAAGAAATAAATAAAACTATTACAGTTTTAGGTATAAATGATGAGTTTATAGAACATGGAACAACGCAAGAACTATATAAACTTTCAAAAATTGATCATTTATTCTTAAAATTGCAATTAAATGAATTTATCAATGCGCATAAATAG
- a CDS encoding nucleoside deaminase: MIEPFDDTYFMKKALQEAEFAYEAGEVPVGAVIVVQNRIIARAHNLTERLNDVTAHAEMQAITAAANFLGGKYLKDCTLYVTLEPCQMCAGALYWSQISRVVYGAKDDERGCAALGVKMHPKTKIEGGILEKEASEILKRFFIQKRNLN; this comes from the coding sequence ATGATTGAGCCATTTGATGACACCTATTTTATGAAAAAAGCACTACAAGAAGCTGAATTTGCTTATGAAGCAGGTGAGGTGCCTGTGGGTGCTGTGATAGTAGTTCAAAATAGAATTATAGCAAGGGCACATAATTTAACCGAACGATTAAATGATGTAACAGCTCATGCTGAAATGCAAGCTATAACAGCTGCTGCTAATTTTTTAGGAGGAAAATATTTAAAAGATTGTACATTATATGTAACCTTAGAGCCTTGCCAAATGTGTGCCGGTGCTTTGTATTGGAGCCAAATATCTAGAGTTGTATATGGTGCTAAAGATGATGAACGTGGTTGTGCTGCTTTAGGAGTAAAAATGCACCCTAAAACAAAGATAGAAGGTGGTATTTTGGAAAAAGAAGCTTCAGAAATTTTAAAGCGCTTTTTTATTCAGAAACGTAATCTTAATTAA
- a CDS encoding cold-shock protein — translation MTGTVKFYNASKGYGFITNDSTEKDIFVHATSLNGAELNEGDKVDYEEEEGKKGIVAAQVQVIG, via the coding sequence ATGACTGGAACAGTAAAATTTTACAATGCATCTAAAGGTTACGGATTCATTACTAACGATTCAACAGAAAAAGACATTTTTGTACACGCTACATCATTAAATGGAGCTGAACTAAACGAAGGTGACAAGGTAGATTACGAAGAAGAAGAGGGCAAAAAAGGTATTGTCGCAGCCCAAGTTCAAGTAATAGGATAA
- a CDS encoding chloride channel protein → MAARKKTWFAKFLVWRIKNISERQFIYFLSILVGFTSGVGAVILKNLTHFFQHLLEGNLVKYYHQAFYFAFPIIGLLLVYLVIKYVIQHKVSHGIPSTLFAISKHKGVMRKYQMFGSILTAPLTIGFGGSVGLEGPTVATGAAISSNISRMFHMNQTNRNLLIGCAAAGALSSIFKAPIAAIIFAIEVFSLDLTIASMLPLLLASISAIITSYFFFGDDVLLPFKTEDSFVIGDTPFFIVLGLVTGLISIYFTEVYERIQKQFDKINSPIKKVLVGGIGIGLLVYLIPPLYGEGFDVINSLVKGNPEKVLQNNIFDLDLTNVWMVILLLIGLVLFKIIASALTFGAGGVGGIFAPTLFMGSILGNCVAKIINNISFLSYKVSESNFTLVGMAGLMAGVLHAPLTAIFLIAEVTGGYELFIPLMITSAISYSLTKYVHPHSVYNMELGRRGELITHDKDHAVLTLMDIDKVIEDNFAIVNPSMTLGDMVHQAVIKSNRNIFPVIDPEKNTLLGIILLDDIRSIMFNQKLYNEVFVSDIMHTPPDIIELDKDKMTDIMQKFQDSAAWNLPVIKKGKYVGFISKSKLLTAYRRKLINFTK, encoded by the coding sequence ATGGCTGCACGTAAAAAAACTTGGTTTGCAAAATTTTTGGTTTGGCGAATCAAAAATATCTCTGAACGTCAATTTATATACTTTTTAAGTATCCTAGTTGGCTTTACTTCAGGGGTAGGTGCTGTTATTTTAAAAAATTTAACTCACTTTTTTCAACATTTACTTGAAGGTAATTTAGTAAAATATTACCATCAAGCATTCTATTTTGCATTCCCAATAATAGGTTTATTACTCGTATATCTTGTTATTAAGTATGTAATACAACATAAGGTAAGCCACGGTATACCTTCTACCCTTTTTGCAATATCAAAACATAAAGGTGTAATGCGAAAGTATCAGATGTTTGGTTCTATACTAACGGCCCCACTAACTATTGGTTTTGGAGGCTCTGTAGGTTTAGAAGGACCAACAGTAGCAACTGGCGCAGCAATAAGTTCCAATATTTCGAGAATGTTTCACATGAATCAAACCAATCGAAATTTATTGATTGGTTGTGCAGCTGCAGGTGCTCTCTCATCCATATTTAAAGCTCCAATTGCAGCTATAATTTTTGCTATTGAAGTGTTTAGTTTAGACCTTACTATTGCTTCAATGCTTCCTTTATTGCTAGCCTCTATTTCTGCCATTATAACTTCTTATTTTTTCTTTGGTGACGATGTTTTATTACCATTTAAGACAGAAGATAGCTTTGTTATTGGAGATACACCTTTTTTTATAGTTCTAGGTTTAGTTACCGGTTTAATATCAATATACTTTACTGAAGTTTATGAGAGAATTCAAAAACAATTTGACAAAATTAATTCTCCCATAAAAAAAGTACTTGTTGGAGGTATTGGAATAGGTTTACTTGTTTATTTAATACCACCACTTTACGGTGAAGGTTTTGATGTTATAAACAGTTTAGTAAAAGGAAACCCTGAAAAAGTACTTCAAAATAATATTTTCGATCTTGACTTAACCAACGTCTGGATGGTTATTTTACTGTTAATCGGGCTTGTGTTATTTAAAATTATTGCTAGTGCACTTACCTTTGGTGCTGGTGGTGTTGGTGGTATTTTTGCACCCACACTATTTATGGGTAGTATTTTAGGCAATTGTGTTGCTAAAATTATTAATAATATCAGTTTTCTTTCATATAAAGTTTCTGAAAGTAATTTTACATTAGTTGGTATGGCTGGCTTAATGGCTGGTGTTCTCCACGCCCCACTTACTGCTATATTTTTAATTGCCGAAGTTACTGGTGGTTATGAGCTATTTATCCCGTTAATGATTACTTCTGCCATTTCTTATTCTTTAACCAAATACGTTCACCCACACTCTGTTTACAATATGGAGCTAGGTAGAAGAGGAGAATTAATTACCCACGATAAAGATCACGCAGTTTTGACACTAATGGATATCGATAAGGTAATTGAAGATAATTTCGCAATCGTTAACCCTAGTATGACACTTGGTGATATGGTTCATCAAGCTGTTATTAAGTCGAATAGAAATATTTTTCCCGTTATTGATCCTGAAAAAAACACATTATTAGGTATTATTTTATTAGATGATATTAGGTCGATAATGTTTAATCAAAAACTGTATAATGAGGTATTTGTTAGTGATATTATGCATACACCACCAGATATTATAGAATTAGATAAGGATAAAATGACTGATATAATGCAGAAGTTTCAAGATAGTGCCGCTTGGAATCTTCCTGTAATTAAAAAAGGTAAGTATGTTGGTTTTATTTCTAAGTCTAAACTACTAACTGCCTACAGAAGAAAGTTAATTAACTTTACAAAATAA
- the aspS gene encoding aspartate--tRNA ligase: MYRSHTCGDLRVAHNNQEVTLSGWVQGVRDKGFMIYIDLRDRYGITQLYFDEESTPKDIIEKAQKLGREFVIQVKGTVVERSSKNPKIPTGDIEVLVSELNILNNAMVPPFTIEDKTDGGEDIRMKYRYLDIRRNPVKNNLIFRHKVAMEVRKFLSDEGFIEVETPYLIKSTPEGARDFVVPSRMNEGQFYALPQSPQTFKQLLMVGGMDKYFQIVKCFRDEDLRADRQPEFTQIDCEMAFVDQEDILNVFEHLTKHLLKEIKGVTIDNFPRMTYDDAMRKYGNDKPDIRFGMEFGELNEVAQHKEFGVFNDAELVVGIAVPSAASYTRKELDALVNWVKRPQVGAKGMVYAKYNEDGTFKSTVDKFYDQDDLANWAKATGAKPGDLICVLSGDANKTRAQLSALRMDLAERLELRNPNEFAPLWVIDFPLLELDEETGHYHAMHHPFTSPKPGQLELLDSDPGAVKANAYDLVLNGNEIGGGSIRIHNKDMQATMFKHLGFTPEEAKAQFGFLMDAFQYGAPPHGGLAFGLDRLVSILGGQETIRDFIAFPKNNSGRDVMIDAPAFIDDDQLKELSLKLDLKK, translated from the coding sequence ATGTACAGAAGTCATACTTGTGGCGATTTAAGAGTAGCTCACAATAATCAAGAAGTAACATTATCAGGTTGGGTACAAGGAGTAAGGGATAAAGGGTTTATGATCTATATCGATTTAAGAGATCGTTATGGTATTACTCAATTATATTTTGATGAAGAAAGTACACCTAAAGATATTATCGAAAAAGCTCAAAAACTTGGTCGTGAATTTGTTATTCAAGTAAAAGGGACTGTAGTAGAGCGTTCTTCAAAAAATCCAAAAATTCCTACTGGAGATATTGAGGTTTTAGTTAGTGAGCTTAATATTCTGAATAATGCAATGGTACCACCTTTTACCATAGAAGATAAAACAGATGGTGGTGAAGATATCAGAATGAAATATCGTTATTTAGATATTCGTAGAAATCCTGTAAAAAACAATCTTATTTTCAGGCATAAAGTAGCTATGGAAGTTCGTAAATTTCTTTCTGACGAAGGCTTTATTGAAGTTGAAACACCATACCTTATAAAATCTACTCCTGAAGGAGCTAGAGATTTTGTTGTACCTAGCCGTATGAATGAAGGGCAGTTTTATGCACTACCACAATCACCACAAACATTTAAGCAATTGCTTATGGTTGGTGGTATGGATAAATATTTCCAGATAGTAAAATGCTTTAGAGATGAAGATTTACGTGCTGATAGACAGCCAGAGTTTACACAAATAGATTGTGAAATGGCTTTTGTTGACCAAGAAGATATATTAAATGTTTTTGAACATTTAACAAAGCACTTATTAAAGGAAATTAAAGGAGTTACTATTGACAATTTCCCTAGAATGACTTATGATGATGCTATGCGTAAGTATGGTAACGACAAACCAGACATTCGTTTTGGAATGGAGTTTGGAGAATTGAATGAAGTTGCTCAACACAAAGAATTTGGAGTTTTCAATGATGCTGAGTTAGTAGTTGGTATTGCTGTACCAAGTGCTGCAAGCTATACAAGAAAAGAGTTAGATGCTTTAGTTAACTGGGTAAAAAGACCTCAAGTTGGCGCTAAAGGCATGGTCTATGCAAAATATAATGAAGATGGTACTTTTAAATCTACCGTAGATAAATTCTATGATCAAGATGATTTAGCTAATTGGGCGAAAGCTACAGGTGCTAAACCAGGAGATTTAATATGTGTATTATCTGGTGATGCTAATAAAACAAGAGCGCAATTGAGTGCTTTACGTATGGATTTAGCAGAACGTTTAGAGTTAAGAAACCCTAACGAATTTGCACCATTATGGGTTATTGATTTCCCTTTATTAGAATTAGATGAAGAAACAGGTCATTACCACGCAATGCACCACCCATTTACATCTCCAAAACCAGGTCAATTAGAATTGTTAGATTCTGACCCAGGCGCTGTAAAAGCAAATGCGTACGATTTAGTATTGAATGGTAACGAAATAGGTGGAGGATCTATTCGTATTCACAATAAAGATATGCAAGCTACAATGTTCAAGCATTTAGGCTTTACACCTGAAGAAGCTAAAGCTCAATTTGGCTTTTTAATGGATGCTTTTCAATATGGTGCACCACCACATGGTGGTTTAGCATTTGGCTTAGATAGATTGGTTTCTATTTTAGGCGGGCAAGAGACTATTAGAGACTTTATAGCTTTTCCTAAAAACAATAGTGGTAGAGATGTAATGATTGATGCTCCTGCTTTTATTGATGATGATCAATTAAAAGAATTGAGTCTGAAATTAGATTTAAAAAAGTAA
- a CDS encoding toxin-antitoxin system YwqK family antitoxin: MKTITFFLALFLTVAISAQDNKPTFSKDGEKVIATYYHENGEVAQTGEFLKGKLHGEWSMFNNTGEKIASGEYQKGKKTGKWFFWKGEELKEVDFEDSRIVNVTNKESKNAVVVNK, encoded by the coding sequence ATGAAAACTATAACATTTTTTTTAGCACTGTTTCTTACAGTTGCAATATCAGCTCAAGACAATAAACCAACTTTTTCTAAAGATGGTGAAAAGGTAATTGCTACATATTACCATGAAAATGGTGAAGTTGCTCAAACAGGTGAATTTTTAAAAGGAAAATTACATGGAGAGTGGAGCATGTTCAATAATACAGGTGAAAAAATAGCAAGCGGAGAATATCAAAAAGGAAAGAAAACTGGAAAATGGTTTTTCTGGAAAGGCGAAGAATTAAAAGAAGTTGATTTTGAGGATAGTAGAATCGTAAATGTCACGAATAAAGAATCTAAAAATGCTGTTGTTGTAAACAAATAA
- a CDS encoding efflux RND transporter permease subunit: MTKKKKQVDNEFGLSSWAINNKTTMYVLIAVIFYLGIAAFFSMPRENFPEVNETKIYVSSIYPGNTAEDIEKLITDPLEDKLKTVSNVVEITSTSQEDYSMLIVEFDEGITVDQAKQKVKDEIDTETSGEDWPTFNGAKVEPDVFELSLSEEMPILNINISGDYPIQKLKDFAEYLQDDIEDLQEIKKADIRGAQEKEVEVAVDIYKMMAAQVTFNDIIGAINNGNLTMSAGNLKASGQRRTIRVLGEIEKPSELENFVVKTEKGKSIYLKDIATVSFKEEDHTTFAREYGKPVVMLDVKKRAGKNMVAAAEQIQVIVDDAIANVFPPDLKVTITNDQSSKTIGQVDDLVNNIIFGVILVVTVLMFFLGFKNALFVGFAIPMSMFMSLMILELLGQSLNTMVLFGLIMGLGMLVDNGIVVVENVYRLMEDEGMGRIEAAKKGIGEIAFPIIISTATTVAAFTPLAFWPGIMGEFMKILPITLSVVLGSSLFVAIFFNSVLVSKFMTIEDKDMPLKQIIRTTIIVAVFGVLILSFGGTYKGLGTIMIFTAIMLWAYRFFIRKWANSFQNKALVNLENWYERQLRGALSGWKPYILSIGTFLLLIASFIAFGMSLSAKRTKVEFFPDNKPNQIIVYIEYPQGTAIEKTNAITKEIEKRVFTVVNQEQYIYEGKNFLVESTVSQVGEGAGNPQTDGGSAAEMPHKGKITASMREFKFRRGEDSEILRQKVQAALVGIYPGVLISVEKDANGPPAGSPINIEIEGDDYNELIATAENMREFINTKNIAGIDELKIDVNKDKPTMRVTIDREKAGELGVSAAQVGQQLRSSIFGSKAGIYKEDGDDFDIYVRFNEENRYNKSALFNQNITFRDNTGQIKSIPVSAVTKYENNSGFSAIKHKDTKRVVTVYSALSPGFTDAAAIVSQIQNEMKSYEDLPKNIKIDYTGQIEEQNKQMLFLVGAFFTGLGLIFFILIFQFNSVSKPTIIMIAIFLSFIGVFGGIVISGSAFVIMMTMVGIISLAGIVVNNGVVLLDYAQLLIDRKKAELDLEKEDYLTNQDLFESIVKAGKARLRPVLLTAITTIFGLIPLAIGLNINFFTLFAELDPNIYMGGDNVVFWGPLAWTVIYGLLIATFLTLIVVPILFFLSVKFKMWLRDKFSNDTETTVVEENA; the protein is encoded by the coding sequence ATGACTAAAAAGAAAAAACAAGTCGATAACGAATTTGGTTTATCATCGTGGGCAATTAATAATAAAACCACAATGTATGTTCTAATTGCAGTTATTTTTTACCTAGGTATTGCTGCCTTTTTTAGCATGCCAAGAGAAAACTTTCCAGAAGTAAATGAAACTAAAATTTATGTTAGTTCTATTTACCCAGGAAACACTGCTGAGGATATTGAAAAATTAATTACTGACCCTTTAGAAGATAAGCTAAAAACAGTAAGTAATGTTGTCGAAATTACCTCAACATCGCAAGAAGATTATTCAATGTTAATTGTTGAGTTTGACGAAGGTATTACCGTAGATCAAGCAAAACAAAAAGTTAAAGATGAAATAGACACTGAAACTTCTGGTGAAGATTGGCCAACCTTTAATGGTGCTAAAGTAGAACCTGATGTTTTTGAATTAAGCCTTTCAGAAGAAATGCCAATTCTGAATATTAATATTTCAGGTGATTATCCTATTCAAAAATTAAAAGATTTTGCGGAATACCTGCAAGATGACATAGAAGATTTACAAGAAATTAAAAAAGCAGATATACGTGGTGCACAAGAAAAAGAAGTTGAAGTTGCTGTAGACATCTACAAAATGATGGCAGCTCAAGTAACTTTTAATGATATTATTGGCGCTATAAATAATGGTAACTTAACAATGTCTGCTGGTAACTTAAAAGCTAGTGGTCAACGACGTACGATTAGAGTTTTAGGTGAAATTGAAAAGCCATCTGAACTTGAAAATTTTGTTGTAAAAACAGAAAAAGGAAAATCTATTTATTTAAAAGATATTGCAACGGTATCTTTTAAAGAAGAAGACCATACCACTTTTGCAAGAGAATACGGAAAGCCAGTAGTAATGCTAGATGTTAAAAAACGTGCTGGTAAAAACATGGTTGCTGCGGCTGAACAAATTCAAGTTATTGTTGATGATGCAATTGCAAATGTATTTCCTCCAGATTTAAAAGTAACAATCACTAACGATCAATCTTCAAAAACTATTGGTCAAGTAGATGATTTAGTAAACAATATTATTTTTGGTGTTATACTGGTAGTAACTGTTTTAATGTTCTTTTTAGGATTTAAAAATGCATTATTTGTTGGTTTTGCTATTCCAATGTCCATGTTTATGTCATTAATGATATTAGAATTACTTGGACAGAGTTTAAATACAATGGTTCTTTTTGGTCTTATTATGGGACTAGGTATGCTGGTTGATAACGGTATTGTGGTTGTAGAAAACGTGTACCGTTTAATGGAAGACGAAGGTATGGGCAGAATTGAAGCTGCTAAAAAGGGTATTGGAGAAATTGCTTTTCCTATTATCATTTCCACAGCAACAACTGTTGCAGCCTTTACTCCATTAGCATTCTGGCCAGGAATAATGGGTGAGTTCATGAAAATTTTACCAATAACATTATCCGTTGTACTAGGTTCCTCACTATTTGTAGCCATCTTTTTCAACTCGGTATTGGTGTCAAAATTCATGACTATTGAAGATAAAGACATGCCTTTAAAGCAAATTATTAGAACAACAATAATAGTTGCTGTTTTTGGCGTACTTATACTTTCATTTGGAGGTACTTATAAAGGCCTGGGTACTATAATGATTTTTACAGCTATCATGCTTTGGGCATACCGTTTTTTTATCCGTAAATGGGCAAATAGCTTCCAAAATAAAGCATTAGTAAACTTAGAAAACTGGTACGAACGCCAACTACGCGGTGCACTTTCTGGTTGGAAACCTTATATATTAAGTATTGGTACATTTTTACTATTAATTGCTTCTTTTATAGCTTTTGGTATGTCATTAAGTGCCAAAAGAACTAAAGTTGAGTTTTTCCCAGATAACAAACCAAATCAAATAATTGTTTATATCGAGTATCCACAAGGAACTGCTATTGAGAAAACAAATGCTATTACTAAAGAAATTGAAAAACGTGTATTTACGGTTGTTAACCAAGAACAGTACATATACGAAGGTAAAAACTTTTTAGTAGAAAGTACTGTATCCCAAGTTGGTGAAGGTGCTGGAAATCCTCAAACTGACGGTGGGTCTGCTGCAGAAATGCCTCATAAAGGTAAAATAACAGCATCGATGCGTGAATTTAAGTTTAGACGCGGAGAAGACAGTGAAATTTTGCGTCAAAAAGTACAAGCTGCATTGGTTGGTATTTACCCTGGCGTATTAATTTCTGTTGAGAAAGATGCCAATGGACCGCCTGCAGGATCACCAATTAATATTGAAATTGAAGGTGATGATTATAATGAGCTTATTGCGACTGCCGAAAACATGCGTGAGTTTATTAATACAAAAAACATTGCTGGTATTGACGAACTTAAGATTGACGTTAATAAGGATAAGCCAACAATGCGTGTTACTATTGATAGAGAAAAAGCTGGTGAATTAGGCGTAAGTGCTGCACAAGTTGGGCAACAATTACGTAGTTCAATTTTTGGTTCTAAAGCTGGAATTTATAAAGAAGATGGTGACGATTTTGATATTTACGTACGTTTTAATGAAGAGAACAGATATAATAAAAGTGCTTTATTTAATCAAAACATTACGTTTAGAGATAATACTGGACAAATAAAAAGTATTCCTGTTTCTGCTGTTACAAAATACGAAAACAACTCAGGTTTTAGTGCAATTAAGCATAAAGACACTAAGCGTGTTGTAACTGTGTATTCTGCATTATCACCAGGTTTTACAGATGCTGCAGCTATAGTAAGTCAAATTCAAAACGAAATGAAAAGTTATGAAGATTTACCTAAAAACATTAAAATTGATTACACTGGTCAAATAGAAGAGCAAAACAAGCAAATGCTATTTTTAGTTGGCGCATTCTTTACAGGTTTAGGTTTAATCTTTTTCATCTTAATATTCCAATTCAACTCAGTTTCAAAACCAACAATAATAATGATCGCTATTTTCCTTAGTTTCATTGGTGTATTTGGTGGTATTGTAATTTCTGGTAGTGCTTTTGTTATTATGATGACTATGGTTGGTATTATATCTTTAGCTGGTATTGTAGTAAATAATGGTGTTGTACTTTTAGATTATGCCCAACTTCTAATAGATAGAAAAAAAGCTGAATTAGATTTAGAAAAAGAAGATTATCTTACTAATCAGGATCTTTTCGAAAGCATTGTCAAAGCTGGTAAAGCACGTTTAAGACCTGTATTACTTACAGCAATTACGACTATTTTTGGTCTAATACCGTTAGCTATAGGATTAAATATTAACTTCTTTACATTGTTTGCTGAGCTTGATCCAAACATATATATGGGAGGAGATAACGTAGTCTTTTGGGGACCATTAGCATGGACCGTAATTTATGGTTTATTAATTGCGACATTCTTAACCTTAATTGTAGTACCTATATTATTTTTCTTATCTGTGAAATTTAAAATGTGGTTACGAGATAAGTTTTCGAATGATACAGAAACAACTGTAGTTGAAGAAAACGCATAG